In Helianthus annuus cultivar XRQ/B chromosome 3, HanXRQr2.0-SUNRISE, whole genome shotgun sequence, a single window of DNA contains:
- the LOC110931301 gene encoding uncharacterized protein LOC110931301: MVRFRDDDLMPNIVDRERDKRTMLTSFFDQNRNDETARVHLYKDFPKHYTWNGSTRRWSRRFGKKQRGRIVSANPAEGERYYLRLLLSNVRGPTSFEHLCTVNGQRCATFRKAALELGLIEDDEYLSQCLEEASTFQFPNALRRLFATIMIFCQPGDIRKLWNDHFDSLSEDHRLHCQSIERVQNMVLTEISVLVQSMGKNFNEFDLPKITDDVNLQDAGYRELQEEYGIVLEPEHLSAKHSLNPDQKNVFDEIMMHVDNDLPGVFFIDGPGGTGKTFLYIALLAEIRSRGLIALATASSGAAANNMPGGRTAHSRFKIPLNLENNSMCNIKKQSGAAKLIRSAKIIIWDEASMAKRQAIEAVDRTFQDIIGVSLPFGGKIMVMGGDFRQVLPVIKRGTRAQIVDSSVRMSPLWSLTKKMRLTINMRALKDPWFSKFLLRVGDGTEEPIEGNYIRIPDDMTIQCNNRENAIKELIHAIFPSIEDNVYSSDYIISSAILSTKNDSVDEINNQMIEIFQGEEKVYYSFDEAEDDQRNFYPVEFLNSLNSVNMPEKEFFCQESL, translated from the exons ATGGTTAGATTTAGAGATGATGACTTGATGCCTAATATTGTTGATAGGGAAAGGGATAAGAGAACCATGCTAACATCATTTTTTGATCAGAATAGAAACGATGAAACAGCAAGGGTACATttgtataaagattttccaaaacACTATACTTGGAATGGAAGCACACGCCGTTGGAGTCGTCGTTTCGGTAAAAAACAAAGAGGTCGTATCGTTTCCGCTAATCCAGCCGAAGGAGAAAGGTACTACTTACGCCTACTTTTGTCAAATGTCAGAGGGCCTACTTCTTTCGAACATCTTTGCACAGTTAATGGTCAACGGTGTGCGACATTTCGGAAAGCAGCTCTTGAGTTAGGCTTAATAGAAGACGATGAATATCTATCACAATGTCTCGAAGAAGCCTCTACGTTTCAGTTTCCCAATGCTCTTAGAAGGTTATTTGCGACCATAATGATTTTTTGCCAACCTGGAGATATTCGAAAGTTATGGAATGACCACTTTGATTCACTATCTGAAGATCATCGGTTACACTGTCAAAGTATAGAACGAGTTCAAAATATGGTTCTTACCGAAATAAGTGTCTTGGTACAATCCATGGGTAAAAATTTCAATGAATTcgaccttcctaagataactGACGATGTTAACTTACAAGATGCAGGTTATCGTGAGTTACAAGAAGAGTATGGGATTGTTTTGGAACCTGAACACTTGAGTGCCAAACATTCACTTAATCCGGAccaaaaaaatgtgtttgatgAGATCATGATGCATGTTGATAATGATCTTCCAGGCGTGTTCTTTATTGATGGTCCAGGTGGAACTGGAAAAACATTTTTGTACATTGCCTTGCTTGCTGAAATTCGGTCACGTGGTCTTATTGCTCTCGCAACAGCTTCATCAGGTGCAGCGGCTAATAATATGCCAGGAGGTAGAACGGCTCACTCGAGATTCAAGATTCCTCTTAATCTTGAAAATAATTCAATGTGCAATATTAAAAAACAGAGTGGGGCCGCTAAACTGATTCGCTCTGCCAAAATAATCATATGGGATGAAGCGTCGATGGCTAAACGACAAGCGATAGAGGCAGTCGATCGTACATTCCAAGACATTATAGGTGTTAGTCTCCCATTTGGTGGAAAGATAATGGTTATGGGAGGTGACTTCAGACAGGTGTTGCCGGTTATCAAACGTGGCACTCGAGCACAGATTGTAGACTCCAGCGTACGAATGTCACCTCTTTGGTCTTTGACTAAGAAGATGCGGTTGACCATAAATATGAGAGCACTGAAAGATCCATGGTTTTCTAAATTTCTTTTAAGAGTCGGCGATGGAACTGAAGAACCAATCGAAGGAAACTATATCCGCATACCCGATGACATGACAATTCAGTGCAACAACAGAGAAAACGCTATAAAAGAATTGATCCATGCCATCTTTCCATCAATTGAAGATAATGTATATTCTTCAGATTATATAATCTCTAGCGCAATATTGTCCACTAAAAATGATAGTGTTGACGAGATTAATAATCAAATGATTGaaatttttcaaggggaggaaaAAGTTTATTACAGTTTTGATGAAGCTGAAGACGATCAGCGCAACTTCTATCCGGTCGAGTTCTTAAATTCGCTAAAT TCGGTCAACATGCCGGAAAAAGAGTTTTTTTGCCAAGAATCCCTCTAA